gtgtcattactgctgggcaaaaaaattacatttttgtctcatgatatatatgtcccttttcacatgctttacatGAGTGGCACGTCTAACCTCCATTActttggggttctttccatttttaattttgctacattaagtttaatttgagaaatttctttatctcaacaggccaagagaatctcactacacatgtcaaccacgtactttaggttgaatatattactaaagatagttctcttgttgtcgtacttcaacatatactagttctttagtatcatggatgaagtagagaaatgaaaattttctaacccatatcatcttttgtgtgttcttccacaaaaattgggatACAAGTGATTTTATTTGAAATTGTTTTGAAACTACTGACTTTTTAATAATCTAGCACGTGGATTACATTTCACgaaacattcaaatttggggagaCAATATCAAGCACACAATAATGGTCCAAATacttctaaaccctaaataaatacattagagttggtacaaccaattgaaaaaAGACACcgttcaactatagccaatatcatattcaacagAATAAAATagcattaagaccaaaattcttaatgatcgagatcaacaatcataatttaaattgactgTTTATACGCTGTTAACTTATCTTAAGACAAGTATAAACaaaactaggcatgttctaaaaacaaacaaataaacccAACGAATATTCGGTCtttagttacatacctcaaaTCCATAAAACTGGATAGGACATGACAGGACTAAGTTGCGTCGGGTCGGCTGGATCTGACCGAGTCGGATAAGTCAGACTGAATTAGGACGGATTGAGTTGGGTCGGACCAAATTGACCGGGTCGGACCGAGTTGCATTTCTTTCACAGACTCATGAGAAAACGAAAAGGCTTGCTTTCCCAGATTGGCGAGAAAGCAAACAACCAGATCTTTCGCGGATCTTCTAAATCTCCTGATTAAGATTAAGATTAATCAATGAAGATTAAGGTTATCTCCTGATTAGTACTTGCACAGTATGAAAGATAATAAATCAAAATAATTTCTGATTACAAATGATTAGTCGAAATAATCCCTAGTTCATGATCAAATCAATTTTCGCCGCAGATTTAGTATACCCAATGTATATGCCAAAATCAAAAACAGGAAacagaaaaaaaatccaacatcttATTTGATTCCAGCGTTGATGGAAATCATCCatgtagaaaaagaaaaaaaaaatcaatcgatcCCATATAGCTCTGAGGTAcagcttcgtgcatgataacgttttgcagTAGGATATAACAGGGAAAGAGgtagagaaagagagagattccATTGATAAGAGTTATGTGGTTATATGGATATCATATGTTTGTATACATGGAGAAGGGAAAACCAAAAGACTCACGTTTTGGACCACACatccatgggcatgggcatgggccCTTTAGCAATGTTTTAATTTTAGGCGGATGGTAtttaaataatttaaaataattaAGGGTAACTTAGTAATCCACCCACTTTATTAAGACACCCCTTTCAAACTCATCCTACTTATAAACTCATCCtatataggaaaatgattttgtatgcctCGAAACAaggttttcttttttattttatttttgtttatcaaaaaagagaaaaagaaaaacacctcCTCGAAAGCCCAAAGCCCACTTCAAAATCTCACCTTTTTAACCTTTACCACCAGATGCATATATTCATTTCAGTCTACCATCACTAGAAACGAAAATTCATTagaaattaagagatgggtttgaTTTAAAGAGCCAAGAAGAGTGTGAGCATACTTGATGAAGCAGGACTTGTTTAATCAATTACTGGTTTGTTTCAAACTTAAAATCTTTTATAAGTGTACTGTGGTTTTTGGTCAGTAACAATTGTTGGTAGTTTACTAATTGTATATACTCTTTAGGTAATCAATATCATCTTATGTGTGTTTCTCTTTGTTTTTGGGATTGTCATTTTTGGGGTTAGGGGTTTGAATAGATTGATTGTGGGCATCATGGTTGTTAACCTCTGCTGTGACTTTGATAATTTGCAGTAGTGTTGTTTGTTAAAAATCCTCAAAGAAATCGATTTTGGAGAAAGGTTTCAAATCAAAACGTAGTTAGAAATCAAATTATATGGAATTAAGTGGTTTCAGGAAACAACAAAGTTTCTTCATTTTTTGAGCTCCCAGGTCTTGCTCTACAAATGATCTAAACCTAACATATTAGCTAAACTGATCAAGAATTCCCCAACATTTGTGGTTAATTGTCAATTTTGGTATATATTAGTTTGGTTCTTTTGATCTCCGTTAATGAGATTTATTTACAATGTCTCCTTTTTCTGTCTTGTTTTCTTTTGATAGTGGGCATCCGGAAGTTTTGTATTGATACGATTAAACATACTACTGTGATGGGTCGATTGTTAGCCTATAATGTGATTTTGCTGCTATACGTTTGTGGTTCTGTCATCGGTGCTGTATCTGTTGACCAAGAAAAAATGTAAGTGTTTTTCTTTTTGAGATTCTATGATGCTACTAGGTCTTGATCTGTCCATACAGAATCAATTTTTAGAGCTTAAGGTGGAACAAATTTGCATAACAATGAAAAATCTGTGCTCCATATTCGTCGCAATTCTATGATTCTATTAGTTATGATGCTTAAAACATAAATTAACAAAGAATACAAGATAATTGACATCAATTTTTGTGGTCTAttgtatcaaaacaaaattaaataaataaatttgtggtCTACCTAGATTTGCAGTTACATCTTGGGTAACAGTATGCTCTCTGGTGAAAGTTGAATTATCGAATTTATAGACTTTGCACGCATGCAGGCATGCACACTTCCAGATCATTGAAGGATATCACATGGTTTTGGCATCTTGATGGGTTTATGGTGTGTAATTTGGTACGAAAGTCCTAACGTTTGAGCGATAACTTGCAGGGTTTATAGCAAAGTCCTGAATGTGGGGGAGGAGCTTTGCGTGAAACCTTACCTTTGCAAATGGGTTCTCGCCTGTACCGATTGAATGGACTCAAATCATCAACTTGGTATGAAGTGAAGATATTATATCCAGCTTCTGTATGTGTACTCTttcttttgatgatttttttatcaaaaatttattCATGGAAATTCACTTGGGCTACTGAATGACAACAGATTCCCGCCAGCTTTTCCATTCAACTGATAAGAGACAAATCATATATTGAGCACAACTGGAACAGACGATTACTCAACGCAGAGAAACTGATTTTTAATGCTCACAGTAACGATATTCCTGACCACCAGGTTCGAATAAAAATTGCAATAACAGTTGAGAAAGCATGATTTCTATTGTATTTTTATGAAATATATATTTAATGCAGAGTTTGGATCAAAGTGAGAAATATGTTTTTGTATCTGTGGAGCCTGCTGGAGTTGTTGCAATTCCTGGCGTAAATGAGAGGGAACTAGTCTTATTTAACATAGGTACCGTCAGTTTCTTATTTTTTACtgctctagtttattctctaTTATATCCTTATGATACTACAATAACCAATTCAACTGCACAAATTCAAACATCTGGCCGCCAGTTAGTTCAATCAAGATAGTCATGACCTATGAAGTTACGAATATCCTCAAGTTTTATTTGCCCTTCTGGTGCCTGTATAACCAAATTCCGCATAATAAACTGGAAAAAATCTGAGATAGGTCCTTTGATATGGACCTTATTTGGGTGTCATTTCCACCAACTTCTCTGATAGTATCATATAAGcagaacacttttttttttttttggaatacatATTGATCTCATAACTTGGTTCCCGCATTCGATACAAATAGTATTTAATAGTCATTTACTCATTCATAACATCTGTATTCTAGTGATTGATTATTGCGGTTGATTGACATTTTATACAGTTTGTGATGAGCTCTTACTTGGGATCCCACACAAAGATGTCTGGGTTGGAGTGCTGGTGTTTGTATGTTTAGGGGTTGCATGCATTGTTCCATCTTTTCTTCCACCATATTTACTTGTGAGGAAACAAAAATCATAACTTTCAATCAGCTAACTCATGTTTCCAAGAACTGTTAAATTTGTTTGTAATCTGCTCTCAATTTTCTCTATAGATCACACTTCATTGGGCTTAAGAGGCTCCTCTTAATCGTCTTACATAAGTTACATTATTTGTCATTCCTTCATAGCATTTTGTACCTCATGTCAGTCCAATGGATATGCCTAGTAATTTAATTTTACTGAACCATAATAGTGAATATAGGGGAACGAAATTTCAAATATTTTGATTCTTATGGGGCTGGAGGTGAAGGCCCATTGAGATATTttgtataaataaataaattatgtaatttgtctcagaaaaaaaaaaacataaaaagtaaataaaataaccaTTTCATTccataaaaataaagaaagataGTACATTCTTACTTGGACATGACAACCACATAAAGGGGTGCATATAACATCACATTTCTCGCCAAATGACAAAGAAATCCAACAGCTGAGATAGCTAAAGCTACTCCTAGTTTACAAAGTAGAGATGCTGCTGCTATCTCATTGTGATTGTACTCTTCACTTCTCTCCtctaaatgcaaaaaaaaaatggcaaaaatctGCTTAGGCACCAAGAGCAATCTCTCTTATTTGCACAAGGAAAAAAGAGATTTCTGCGTTACTAATGGTTGAAAATTTGGATTTGCAtaagaataaaagaaagaagagatttcTGCATTGCTAAGAGCAAGGGCTAAAGGGTTGAGAGCctcttttcttccctttttaataaaaaaaagacgTCAAACCATGGACAGAGAGGCTCATCAGCGAGGCTCGCAGAACGGAGCACTAGCACGAAAACAGAATAATACGAATGgttgcaaaaaaagaaaaatcaaaaatggATGGCGAGGCTCATCAGCGAGGCTCGCAAAGCGGAGCACTAGCACGAAAACCGAATAATGCGAatggttgaaaaagaaaaaaagaaaccaaTCAACAATCGATGGAGAGGCTCATCAGCGAGGCTCACCGAGCGGAGCCCTACCACTACCAGGGCAGTGATCATTATGCTGAAAGCAAATGGCTGATAGCCCATGTAGGACTATAGAATGAGCATCCAATCCATTGCCAATTGGAGATTAGTAGTGTTAAATCCCGTTCGTTTTTTAGACCGTATTGCCATGTTCTACTTCTTCAAGATCAACGAGCAGGCCTCATTAGGGAATCCGTATACATTGACGTGTTTTATGTTGACGTCTATATTGTCCCCATTAATATTGCCTTCTGCTCAAGTTGTTTCAGTTCATTGACAAAAATAGGGCCTCAGTTCTACTTTCTTTTCTTCGATGCATCTGTCAGATCCATCGGCTTTCCCATGCATAAAAACAGCAATTACAATTCTAAAATTTAGCAACTCAAACCAGATGGAATTATAAACCGTGtatgcatgattttcttaaagcTTGTGATGATCATAGATAATGAGACTAATTATTGACTTATCCAGAGTTGAAATACCATATTCCCTATTACTCTTGATTGGGTGTTCGACATCAATCACCTTTCTCCAATTTCTTCCGGTTCGCGTCCCATATCTTAATTGTGGGATTAAATAATTTTCACTTAACCTTATGATTACTTCAAGCTGAAAAATCCGTCTGTTAATGCCAATGAGCAGGCCTCGTTAAAGAGCCCATATTATGCCCAACGTGTTTTTTAATACAAAAATTCTTTACATACGGAGCTGAAAAAACCAGCTCAAAGCCGCCAGACACAAACCCATCTATGCAGTCTTCCGATGGCACGGACCCATTGGGACTCGCAAAAACGAAAAAATTGTGTCCGGCAGTTTTGAGCTGGTTTGGTTTCGTCGGTCCAAAAGAAGGACTGTTTTTAATAACCTTTTAAGTCAAACCTTTCGAGTTGAGAAGCAAGCTTTTGGACTTGTGGGGTTGAAGTCCTTGAGCAGAACAAATTGTTCGAGTTCAGAAGCAAGCAAGTCACTGGCATTATGAGAGTTTCCAGTAGAATCCGTAGCAGGTTCCAATAAGGACGGGTACGTACCCTTATTGTTTATTCCAATCTTATAACTTTCATCTGAATACAACAAGCTTACATTATCAGCAAAAACTAGAAATCATATACAAgaatacacacaaatgaaagcaAATAATTAACGAACCTGAAAAAGGTGTGGCGAGGAACTATATCGGTTGAGACGTGTTTTTCTCATGACATAAATATAAAGGAATCCAACAGCTGAGATAGCTAAAGCTACACCTAAGTTACAAAGTAGAGATGATGCTGCTAATGGCATATTGTACGTAGTCGAAACAATGTTCTTCATTTTTGTTTCTCTAAATGAAAATTTTGGCAAAATCTGCTTAGGCGTCAAGTGCAATCGCATAAAAAAATAGACATTTTTTCTGCATTAGTACAATTACTAATGGTTGAAAATTTGGAACTTAGCTAATCCAGACAAAATGAAGAACCGAGATATTTATGATTGTGGATAAGAGAATGAagatatttttaggctaaaactTAAACTAGATCACCAATTATTTTGGACGGCAATAATCAGCAAAAAAGATAATCATTGTGTAATGGCATAAGATACCAGAGTGAAAAAACCAATCAGCAATGGATGGCACGACGAAATCATTCACAGCATTTGCAATGGCTGATAGCCCATGTAGGTTTATagaatgtgaaaactacagggagacccattttaCAGATTCTTCCCACTATGAAACCCACGCTCATAAAttctcaggcgcgcacccattttctagaGTAAAATATCTCTCACATCCAGAATTTCTAAAATTAGGTTTCGGTTTTTTATGTTCTTCTAACCTTCAATCTCTCGTATCCCATTATCACTGCGCCTCCCCCTTCCTCTCCTCTGAACTATTTCTTCTGACTTCGtctggtaatggtggtggtggtaatggagatTGGGTGGTAGTGATTGAGATTGAGGAGGaaaagatgaagaatcagatgggaAAATCATTACGGTGGTGTCTTGATTGGGTCTGAATTTTGAGAACAAATCAATTAGGTGAAGAAAGGTGTTGCGTTAATGCTATGGAATTGAATCATGGGTTATTGATTGTTTGAATCATGGGTTTTAGTGTGAATATGTATTTTGAAGTTTGGTCAAGGAAGTGGAGATTTATATTGGCTAAATTGGTTAGTCGTTTAGTTATGGTCTTAAATTAGGATTCGCTGGTATTAGCTCCGTGAGCGTTACaactaattgaagaagaaattcgaaTGTGCTGGTTCAATTGGTTTCACCTATGGCCAGCAAAATTGGTGAAATTAATTATGCTAAACAAGGGAGTTTTCACGGGTTTTGACAGTGGAATGTATCAAGTCCATACAAGATGCAGTCGTAATTGGAGGTTTAGGGGGAACTTTTTAGACAATAAGAGAAGAAGATTGTTGTTGTGGTGATTTTGATGCGTCTATATATTTCGGTTGTTGTTGGAATTGATGTGCAGTTCCTCTCCATTGTCAGTGACGTACATCAACTGTTCGAGAAAAAGCATGACCGACCAGTTATTGAAGAATGGGGGTCAGCAATAACACAAGGTAAGGCCGTAGGAACACTATGCAAGGTACGTATATTGAAGAATGGTTTATTGGCTTGTGTTCTCATGACATAATTATGTTTTCTAAAATGAAACCAACCAATCATTATGTTGTGAATGTTGATTAAACGGGATGGCAGAGGCCCCATTACATAACATGtttgtttaattatttatttgcttACCGAATGTTGTAATTGTTCATATGGATAAAATGTTGCTTATGTTTAAATCTTGTATGAACGtacttagaatttggattagagtgagttttgattaatttgattgaattgGTTAGTCGGTTAGTTATGGTCTTAATGCTGGAAGATGTTGGGAAGGAAGTTGAGATGCTGTTAACAGTGGTTGGATATCGACAAAAAGTTGTGCTGCAGgtgttatgcatctaaaaaaatatgttgcataatttgttatgcagtcccgaaaatggttgcataacacgtaatgcagctattattgtaggtggatgacaagttatgcaacctttttttttggcataacttgttatgcagtacagagaatggttgcataacacgttatgcagctactttttgttagtattgaaaccaacaaaaaaaaatggttgcataacacgttatgcacttataataatatatgcataacatgttatgcattcgagaaaatggatgcataacctgttatgcatccgaaaatataaTTGTATAATGCATtaggcatcgagaaaattgttgcacaatcttttatgcatcgagaaaatagatgcataacctgatatgcatccgtaaatatggatgcatactgcattatgcatcaatcttTTTTATGTACGccctaaaatcaaccaaaacaatggttagataacttgttatagatgcataactttgttatccaaatgcataatttgttatgcagtggagaaaatggttgcataattcgttatgcgtatgcagaatgtgttatgcatctttttttgtgGCTGCATAAtgtttatgtatcaagttttcgaaaattttgcataaaatgatgatcacctccgattttttcgtgaaaaacaaaaattttatattcttgtttgtactcattgcgtagctctcttaaaaagatttccaacgatataaaatttgtaaaattccaaggcgcgaatttttagatatgttatatccaagttacgttgccaattatacccccgatgcataacctgtcatgcgaatgcataatccgtcatgcatatatttttaatgatttcatataattatgggtgtcacggaaataattatcgGTGTcatggtacctaaaattaattgtgggcttgacaatgagaatattatttttttttgggtctccccctaatttttcCCTATAGAATAGAATGAGCATCCAATTCATTGTGTTATAAGAAGGTGGACCTATGTTGTGTGGTGATCGTTGGGCCTACTCACAcacgggcctagctctgataccaacttagaactagaaaataaaaataaaagagaattttATTGAATGGATGATTTACATTGGAAACTCATGGGGTATATATAGCGACACCATAACTTGCTATGCAAGATTAATACTTataaatcaattcatactaaatATATCAAATATTAAATATAACCTAGATACTAAAACTTTCCATATAATATTTGTATACTCTAACATGAAAGTAAGAACTTTAACAATTACTTTGAGCAGGTAAACAATGCAAGGAACAATGGAGTAAGACTAAAAATTAGTGTTTTCTATGTTTATCAAAAATCCACATTAAAATACTGTTTACGAATTTCTCAAAACCCATGCAATTAACTGAAATCAATTTGTAAAATGGTGAAAAAGATATCATTTTAGTTTTATTAATTTTGTTGAATGTTTTTGGTCTGTTCTGAATGAAATGTTGTGGTGCCGGCAAAAAACTACATGCAAGAACAATAGTAAACCTTGTACGAGcgtcaagaaaaaaaatgaacccTGTAATTTAAAATTCTGTCACAAGTACCTCACAAATAGCTCAGATCCTTATATTTTATTTGAAAAAAAAGGTGtatttcttcttgtctttcatatTAATTGGGTATTGTTTTATGAGAAAGTTTTAGTAAATTTggattttgttttgtatttgatTTGGGTATGGAGAAAAAGCAGAAGAGGTAAAATTACTGGatgccaaaaagaaaaagaaaaaaaaaacaatcaataaTGGATGGAGAGGCTCATCCGTGAGGCTGGCCGAACGGAGCCCTACCACTGCCAGGGCAGTGATCATTATGATTATGCTGAAAGTAAATGGCTGATAGCCCATGTAGGACTAGAGAATGAGCATCCAATCCATTGCCAATTGACGATTAGTAGTGTAACCCCAAGATATAATATGCAAGATACTTGGAATCGCATCGTCCAATGTAGGACTAATTAAATTCCGTTCGTTTTTTAGACCGTATTGCCATGTTCTACTTCTTCAAATCAATGAGCAGGCTTCATTAGGGAACCCGTATATATATTGTGCCTGACGGGTTTTATGTTCGCGGTACCCGAGTAATATTAATTGCCTTCTGTTCCAAGTTCTTTCAGTTCATTGTCATCAAGCATACAAATTAACATTATTCAAGTATACAAAACGTATTTCAACTACCTCTCACAAGTCACAAGCTGAAAATAATGATCGTCACTTTGTATAAACAATTCGTAATaaaaacatttttttattttggggTTAGAAGCTAGCCCATGTTAAATAAACATTGATACTATAAAGGGTTTTGCTGTTTCCGATCTTCGGAGTTTCTGTTCAAGTATTTTCTCTTGATGGTGTTCGACTGGACTTGACGAACTCCTAAACTTTGTTACCGAAGGCACAGTCGCTTGGATTGGGCCATTTTACTACATGTTATAACATCCAGTCTAGGAAGTTGGCAATTTCATCAATCAACAAATTCGATATATACTACATCCAGTCTACATTAATTTTGTAGAAAATCTTTCAGATTCCATAGCACGCATATATTGCTTGCTTATGTCGCCTATTTAAGACGCACCTTCATAACTTAGTGCGTTGATTATAATACAAGATTTCTGTTTTTATGGCGTATAATGTCGTTCTGTCTATTTAGCCTATTATTTCGATGTATATAAACTGAGGTCTTAGGATGTATGTAGTAGCATAAGCATTCTATTCCAACAATGGCTGTTGAGAACGTTCTAAGGGGAAAAAAATGAAGAGTATGTTAGTGGTTCGTTTTCTACAATATTGATTCATTTGGGAATAGGTTGTATGGGAAAGAAAATACTACGTACCGTCTACTTGATAAAGTCAATCTTTATACTGCAGTAGTGTTTGCTGAGTCATCCAGCAACCAGGATACATTGGAATTTCCAACTACTGGCTTGGATCTTCCTCCCCACCTAGAATAACGTACTGGAATTCGTTAATCCAGTGGATATCCCTGCCTCACGTCCCACGATCTATATATTAATTCTTTGACTTAAAAGCAAATCGTAAAATGGGGTTCCATTGCACACATCTCTTCAGCTTCCCGAGTAATCTTTTCTCTTgactttcagaatccataacgtATCATAAACCATAGATGCCTTTCTATTCTCTCTTCGTAGGTATTCCCAATCTGTCcgctttttatttttagtttcgtTGATCCAAATTTGCATGAATTTACGATTTCGAATCCTATGAGAATTTTTTGTTGTGGTTTTTGACAGAGAACATCTAAGCAGATAAGAATGTTCGTATTCCCTCTATGATGGAATTAacatctttttttgttttttttttccttcacaatccaaaaaataataataacggaaaatgggtcatttttccaaatatatttaaaacatggttcaaatggacgagtaaaaatttgtattggtgaaatggacaccaaaaaaatagcaaggacgaaactagattcatcctgacttaaacttaaaaaataacaaggatgaaactggatgcatcctgatgtaaattaaaaataagaaaaaatatttgaaaatgggtaggatgaaactgtttacatcctggctattttcaaatttttatccatttaaacaatatcaaaatctaaatgtccttttcacccagaaattgttgattttggtctttttaaccaattttgtgtaataatatattttttttgaatgttCATGTTCTCTCTCCGATGGAAAGCCCTAAATTCTGATTCACAATTTTTTTCTATATAG
Above is a genomic segment from Papaver somniferum cultivar HN1 chromosome 10, ASM357369v1, whole genome shotgun sequence containing:
- the LOC113316916 gene encoding uncharacterized protein LOC113316916, with translation MGSRLYRLNGLKSSTWYEVKILYPASIPASFSIQLIRDKSYIEHNWNRRLLNAEKLIFNAHSNDIPDHQSLDQSEKYVFVSVEPAGVVAIPGVNERELVLFNIVCDELLLGIPHKDVWVGVLVFVCLGVACIVPSFLPPYLLVRKQKS